The proteins below are encoded in one region of Aquisphaera giovannonii:
- a CDS encoding CvpA family protein: MKIVTDLVISFMIVLMTYVVSSEGLWGAALMFFNVVFSGMIAFNHYEPLARLIDSTGIGWGFSDTLAMLSIFCVSLLIFRMTTETIAPAMVRFPTPVYHAGRLVFALGTSLVLTSIILLSFHAAPVHKRVFGAMDWKYKPPFGMGLDHHWLGFFQYATKEVFPRYDGGGTTVSSGNRGQRVKVRYFDPKARWLLDHQEARPYGTESILDDSGGSGGEAGGGGSPAPPARGGPPS, encoded by the coding sequence ATGAAAATCGTCACCGACCTCGTCATCAGCTTCATGATCGTGCTGATGACCTATGTCGTCTCGAGCGAAGGACTCTGGGGCGCCGCCCTGATGTTCTTCAACGTCGTCTTCAGCGGCATGATCGCGTTCAACCACTACGAGCCCCTCGCCAGGCTGATCGACAGCACGGGCATCGGCTGGGGCTTCTCGGACACGCTGGCCATGCTGTCCATCTTCTGCGTGTCCCTGCTGATCTTCCGGATGACCACGGAGACGATCGCGCCCGCCATGGTGCGCTTCCCCACCCCGGTCTACCACGCCGGCCGGCTCGTCTTCGCCCTCGGCACGTCGCTCGTCCTGACCTCGATCATCCTCCTGTCCTTCCACGCCGCCCCGGTGCACAAGCGCGTCTTCGGGGCGATGGACTGGAAATACAAGCCGCCGTTCGGGATGGGGCTGGACCACCACTGGCTGGGCTTCTTCCAGTACGCGACGAAGGAGGTCTTCCCCCGCTACGACGGCGGCGGGACGACCGTCTCCTCGGGCAATCGCGGCCAGCGCGTCAAGGTGCGTTACTTCGATCCCAAGGCCCGCTGGCTGCTCGACCATCAGGAGGCCCGCCCCTACGGCACCGAGTCGATCCTCGACGATTCCGGCGGGAGCGGCGGAGAGGCGGGCGGCGGCGGGTCCCCCGCCCCCCCGGCCCGCGGCGGGCCGCCGAGCTGA
- a CDS encoding heavy metal response regulator transcription factor — MKLLLVEDDRKTGAYLCKGLVEAGFTVDLASRGDDGLHLASGGDYDLVVLDVMLPGRDGWSIVAELRKAGRDTPILFLTAMDAVSDRVRGLDLGADDYLVKPFAFSEFLARVRSVIRRGSARQSQVYRIADLEVDTVRLAASRSGRKLELTPKEFGLLALLSRRAGDVLSRTLIAEQVWDMNFDSDSNVVDVHIRRLRAKVDDPFPTKLIHTVRGAGYVLEVRG; from the coding sequence ATGAAGCTGCTGCTCGTAGAGGATGACCGCAAGACCGGCGCCTATCTCTGCAAGGGCCTCGTCGAGGCGGGCTTCACGGTCGATCTCGCGTCTCGCGGCGACGATGGCCTGCACCTGGCATCCGGCGGCGATTACGACCTGGTCGTGCTCGACGTGATGCTGCCCGGCCGCGACGGCTGGTCCATCGTCGCCGAGCTGAGGAAGGCGGGACGGGACACGCCGATCCTCTTCCTGACCGCGATGGACGCCGTCTCCGACCGCGTGCGGGGCCTGGATCTGGGCGCGGACGACTACCTCGTCAAGCCATTCGCCTTCTCCGAGTTCCTCGCCCGCGTGCGGTCGGTCATCCGTCGGGGATCCGCACGCCAGAGTCAGGTCTACCGGATCGCCGACCTGGAGGTGGACACGGTCCGCCTCGCCGCGAGCCGATCGGGCCGCAAGCTCGAACTCACGCCCAAGGAATTCGGCCTGCTCGCGCTGCTGTCCCGGCGGGCCGGCGACGTCCTCTCGCGGACGCTCATCGCCGAGCAGGTCTGGGACATGAACTTCGACAGCGACTCGAATGTGGTGGACGTCCACATCCGGCGGCTCCGCGCGAAGGTGGATGACCCGTTCCCGACGAAGCTGATCCATACGGTCCGAGGGGCCGGCTATGTCCTCGAAGTCCGCGGCTAG
- a CDS encoding DUF1570 domain-containing protein: MTMSAWLLAVCLSSQVPPPPRPDAAEDAAAALQSSARSALERERQELRALESRVASGAGKDERAAEVVRRLLDTARPEGGASRFTILPQVVPSQSPKGLASIDGGREPWKSDLEKARSRAAAALFELAKKAATGTPPRYAMAAAWLREVLDRQPDHREARRLLGYVPHEGGWARPFAIRQLKDGKVDHPVFGWVPRDWVAHLDAGELPAPSPRGSRKVRWLPAAEADAMRSEWENRWQITTEHFDIQSDVPLGESIEFARRLEAFYDVFFTLMADAVGDNLPLARRFRSPALSGESSYRPHTVYYFANRREYVEHLRVLTGPEIEQSIGYYNPPRPGKGNRGASYFFRDPDGRIPVTATLYHESSHQLLFETAGANACLKNAGNYWFCEGLGTYFETVKPRPDGSVEVGGLIGERLREARKLMLAGGFEPLDRFVGMGEREFNRPDRIRENYQQAQALAVFLMQAKDLAYREPFLDYVRDAYRGRIRQNTGRSLEDRLGVPLRQIDAAYRAYLEDAPAR, encoded by the coding sequence ATGACGATGAGCGCGTGGCTCCTGGCCGTCTGCCTGTCCTCGCAGGTCCCTCCGCCTCCGCGACCCGACGCCGCCGAGGACGCGGCCGCCGCCCTCCAGTCCTCGGCCAGGTCGGCGCTCGAACGCGAGAGGCAGGAATTGCGGGCCCTGGAGTCGCGCGTCGCGTCCGGCGCCGGCAAGGATGAGCGCGCCGCCGAAGTCGTGCGCCGGCTGCTCGACACGGCCCGCCCGGAGGGGGGGGCGAGCCGGTTCACGATCCTCCCCCAGGTCGTCCCGTCCCAGTCGCCGAAGGGCCTCGCCAGCATTGACGGCGGCCGGGAGCCCTGGAAATCGGACCTCGAGAAGGCCCGCTCGCGGGCGGCGGCCGCCCTCTTCGAGCTCGCGAAGAAGGCCGCGACCGGCACGCCGCCGCGCTATGCGATGGCGGCCGCCTGGCTGCGGGAGGTCCTCGATCGCCAGCCCGACCATCGCGAGGCCCGAAGGCTGCTGGGGTACGTGCCCCACGAGGGGGGCTGGGCCCGGCCGTTCGCCATCCGCCAGCTCAAGGACGGGAAGGTGGACCACCCGGTCTTCGGCTGGGTCCCGCGCGATTGGGTCGCCCACCTGGACGCCGGCGAGCTGCCCGCCCCCTCCCCCAGGGGCTCCAGGAAGGTCCGCTGGCTACCGGCGGCCGAGGCCGATGCGATGCGGTCCGAGTGGGAGAATCGCTGGCAGATCACGACCGAGCACTTCGACATCCAGTCCGACGTGCCGCTCGGCGAATCGATCGAGTTCGCGCGCCGGCTGGAGGCGTTCTACGACGTCTTCTTCACGCTGATGGCCGACGCCGTGGGGGACAACCTGCCGCTCGCCAGGCGGTTCCGCTCGCCGGCCCTCTCGGGGGAGTCGAGCTACCGACCGCACACCGTCTATTACTTCGCGAATCGGCGGGAGTACGTGGAGCACCTCCGCGTGCTGACCGGGCCGGAGATCGAGCAGAGCATCGGCTACTACAACCCGCCGAGGCCCGGCAAGGGGAACCGGGGCGCCTCGTACTTCTTCCGCGATCCGGACGGGCGGATCCCGGTCACGGCCACGCTCTACCACGAATCCTCGCACCAGCTCCTGTTCGAGACGGCCGGGGCGAACGCGTGCCTGAAGAACGCCGGGAACTACTGGTTCTGCGAGGGCCTCGGCACGTACTTCGAGACCGTCAAGCCCCGGCCGGACGGCTCCGTCGAGGTCGGGGGGCTCATCGGCGAGCGGCTCCGGGAGGCCAGGAAGCTGATGCTCGCCGGCGGCTTCGAGCCGCTGGACCGGTTCGTCGGCATGGGGGAACGAGAGTTCAACCGGCCGGACCGGATTCGGGAGAATTACCAGCAGGCCCAGGCCCTGGCGGTCTTCCTGATGCAGGCCAAGGACCTGGCCTACCGGGAGCCCTTCCTGGACTATGTCCGGGACGCCTATCGCGGCCGGATCAGGCAGAACACGGGGCGATCGCTCGAGGACCGGCTCGGCGTGCCGCTCCGCCAAATCGACGCCGCGTACCGGGCCTACCTCGAGGATGCCCCGGCCCGTTGA
- a CDS encoding GspE/PulE family protein produces the protein MIRPFLVIATALAASLGAAGGAFAADFDFVPALLAQSPTVFRGTYYGSYLNLFKFVPVVLIYLLWAWTTDWVEHDTKELNNVKFATWNSVVFFSGILGLVLMFAIPIYPLTLPLLIVSWLAPVLAYSYVRNQTVPDDQKVLTPYHIGEVVNGLLLKLGMRPLFNRDVSSVDRAGPPITFIGKSAGAGKEDPDRIARAEESRSFMAAKELVYDAALRRATDIHLEPTPEQLSVRYRIDGILHAAEPFDRPTGDAVINVFKVLSAMDISEKRKPQDGSFGAKLQGRDLDFRVATSGSKAGEKLVMRILDNSGSITKLEDLGMRPKLVEQVRALVTQPHGMFLCCGPTGSGKSTTLYASLREIDRYQRNIITVEDPIEYHLDNITQMEVNTKAGQTFAGSLRSILRQDPDVIMIGEIRDQETATIACQAANTGHMVFSTVHSNDAVTALIRILDLGVEPSMLSSALTAVLGQRLVRLLCETCKEPYKPKPEFLKKANIPADKIEVFYRRPENPEQVCPQCGGTGYFGRTGIYELLVITEPIREMLRENPSLQKIKAEARKNGMMLLQDDGLRQVIQGRTSIEELLRVVK, from the coding sequence ATGATTCGCCCGTTCCTGGTGATCGCGACGGCACTGGCCGCATCCCTCGGCGCCGCCGGGGGGGCCTTCGCCGCCGACTTCGACTTCGTGCCGGCGCTGCTGGCCCAGTCGCCCACGGTCTTTCGAGGGACGTATTACGGCTCCTACCTGAACCTCTTCAAGTTCGTCCCCGTGGTGCTCATCTACCTGCTGTGGGCGTGGACCACGGACTGGGTGGAGCACGACACCAAGGAGCTGAACAACGTCAAGTTCGCCACGTGGAACAGCGTGGTGTTCTTCTCCGGGATCCTCGGCCTGGTGCTCATGTTCGCGATCCCGATCTATCCCCTGACCCTGCCGCTGCTGATCGTGTCGTGGCTGGCGCCGGTGCTGGCCTATTCGTACGTCCGTAACCAGACGGTCCCCGACGACCAGAAGGTGCTGACGCCCTACCACATCGGCGAGGTCGTCAACGGCCTGCTCCTGAAGCTGGGGATGAGGCCCCTGTTCAACAGGGACGTGTCGTCGGTGGACCGGGCCGGGCCGCCGATCACGTTCATCGGCAAATCGGCCGGGGCGGGCAAGGAGGATCCCGACCGCATCGCGAGGGCCGAGGAGTCGCGGTCGTTCATGGCCGCCAAGGAGCTCGTCTACGACGCGGCGCTGCGGCGGGCGACGGACATCCACCTGGAGCCGACCCCGGAGCAGCTCTCCGTCCGGTACCGGATCGACGGCATCCTCCACGCCGCCGAGCCGTTCGACCGGCCGACCGGAGACGCCGTGATCAACGTGTTCAAGGTCCTCTCGGCGATGGACATCTCCGAGAAGCGCAAGCCGCAGGACGGCTCGTTCGGCGCCAAGCTCCAGGGGAGGGACCTCGACTTCCGCGTGGCGACCTCCGGCTCCAAGGCCGGCGAGAAGCTCGTCATGCGAATCCTCGACAACTCCGGGTCGATCACCAAGCTCGAGGACCTCGGCATGCGGCCGAAGCTCGTCGAGCAGGTCCGGGCCCTGGTGACCCAGCCGCACGGGATGTTCCTCTGCTGCGGGCCCACCGGCTCGGGCAAGTCGACGACCCTGTATGCGTCGCTCCGCGAGATCGACCGCTACCAGCGGAACATCATCACGGTCGAGGACCCGATCGAGTATCACCTCGACAACATCACCCAGATGGAGGTGAACACCAAGGCGGGCCAGACGTTCGCGGGGAGCCTGCGGTCGATCCTCCGCCAGGATCCCGACGTCATCATGATCGGCGAGATCCGCGACCAGGAGACCGCGACGATCGCCTGCCAGGCGGCGAACACCGGCCACATGGTCTTCTCCACCGTGCACTCGAACGACGCGGTGACCGCCCTGATCCGCATCCTGGACCTCGGCGTCGAGCCGTCCATGCTGTCCTCGGCGCTCACGGCCGTCCTCGGCCAGCGGCTCGTGAGGCTCCTCTGCGAGACCTGCAAGGAGCCGTACAAGCCCAAGCCCGAGTTCCTGAAGAAGGCGAACATCCCGGCCGACAAGATCGAGGTCTTCTACCGGCGGCCGGAGAATCCCGAGCAGGTCTGCCCCCAGTGCGGCGGCACCGGCTACTTCGGCCGGACCGGCATCTACGAGCTCCTCGTGATCACCGAGCCGATCCGCGAGATGCTCCGCGAGAACCCGTCCCTCCAGAAGATCAAGGCGGAGGCCCGGAAGAACGGCATGATGCTCCTCCAGGACGACGGCCTCAGGCAGGTGATCCAGGGGCGGACGTCCATCGAAGAGCTGTTGCGCGTGGTCAAGTGA
- a CDS encoding DUF423 domain-containing protein — MREGFWVQVGAAWGFLAVAMGAFGAHGLKGRLEETGQLANFQTGAQYHMYSALAIVAVGLLALSGRSGAAASASGWAFLLGSAIFSGSLYLLGVTGLRWLGAITPIGGVLLLAGWVALAVAAGSPQAKALLPE, encoded by the coding sequence ATGAGAGAGGGTTTCTGGGTCCAGGTCGGCGCGGCCTGGGGCTTCCTCGCGGTGGCCATGGGGGCGTTCGGGGCCCATGGGTTGAAGGGCCGCCTGGAGGAGACGGGGCAGCTCGCGAATTTCCAGACGGGCGCGCAGTACCACATGTATTCCGCGCTGGCGATCGTGGCCGTCGGGCTCCTCGCCCTGTCCGGGAGGTCGGGCGCGGCGGCCTCGGCGTCGGGCTGGGCGTTCCTGCTCGGCTCGGCGATCTTCTCGGGGAGCCTCTACCTCCTCGGCGTGACCGGCCTGAGGTGGCTGGGCGCCATCACGCCCATCGGCGGCGTGCTCCTCCTGGCCGGCTGGGTCGCGCTGGCGGTGGCCGCGGGATCGCCGCAGGCCAAGGCCCTCTTACCGGAATAA
- a CDS encoding glycine cleavage system protein R: protein MPKYIISVTAADRVGIVYSVTGALLDLGGNILELSQTVMRGYFTIILEVEFPAAKSTKLLVDAILEHGRRFDPQVLVTEVRDGKPRASGADGERFILTVLGGDAQGIIHGIAGCMAAHGVNITDLHARTDGSRFSMVMEALIPPDLTPGTIRAELERYGREQGIESFVQHENIFLATTEPGPVRVGLASRAQPLSQAEIPGMDPAHDGGGGLASN, encoded by the coding sequence ATGCCCAAGTACATCATCAGCGTCACGGCGGCCGACCGGGTCGGGATCGTCTACTCGGTCACCGGCGCCCTGCTCGACCTCGGGGGCAACATCCTCGAGCTCAGCCAGACCGTCATGCGCGGGTACTTCACGATCATCCTCGAGGTCGAATTCCCGGCGGCGAAGTCCACCAAGCTGCTCGTCGATGCGATCCTGGAGCACGGGAGGCGATTCGACCCGCAGGTCCTCGTGACCGAGGTCCGGGACGGGAAGCCGCGGGCCTCCGGGGCGGACGGGGAGCGGTTCATCCTGACCGTGCTCGGCGGGGACGCCCAGGGGATCATCCACGGCATCGCGGGCTGCATGGCCGCCCACGGCGTGAACATCACGGACCTGCACGCGAGGACCGACGGCAGCCGGTTCTCGATGGTGATGGAGGCCCTGATCCCGCCCGACCTCACGCCCGGCACGATCCGCGCGGAGCTAGAGCGCTACGGCCGCGAGCAGGGGATCGAGAGCTTCGTCCAGCACGAGAACATCTTCCTGGCGACCACCGAGCCGGGGCCCGTCCGCGTCGGCCTGGCCTCGCGCGCCCAGCCCCTCTCGCAGGCCGAGATCCCGGGCATGGACCCCGCACACGACGGAGGAGGCGGCCTTGCATCGAACTGA
- the rpsR gene encoding 30S ribosomal protein S18: MPRKKFGRNRKNRCRFCTPEGCPRPAYVDYKDIGLLKKLCTSQSKMFSRKRSGNCAAFQRASSSAVKRARFMGLLPYVGE; the protein is encoded by the coding sequence ATGCCGCGGAAAAAGTTCGGACGCAACCGCAAGAATCGGTGCCGATTCTGCACCCCGGAAGGCTGCCCCCGCCCGGCCTACGTCGATTATAAGGACATCGGCCTGCTCAAGAAGCTCTGCACCAGCCAGAGCAAGATGTTCTCCCGCAAGCGGAGCGGGAACTGCGCCGCCTTCCAGCGGGCCAGCAGCTCGGCGGTCAAGCGGGCCCGCTTCATGGGCCTGCTCCCCTACGTGGGCGAGTGA
- a CDS encoding bifunctional folylpolyglutamate synthase/dihydrofolate synthase → MLDAYQDRLDYLYGRLNYETAGMPGLPSELRIGRMRRLLRVLGDPHSGLRIVHVAGTKGKGSTAAMLASALSAGGRRTALYCSPHLHRLEERYQIDGRPITAAELCGLVDEVRAAVERLEAEDPLLRSAGATFFEITTAMGLLHFARAGTDVVVLEVGMGGRLDSTNVVRPVLSVITSIAFDHTRQLGNTLGAIATEKAGILKRSRPAVSGVLPDEPREAIRRVAAARRCPLRELGVDFTFHADPPRGPLVRPTPGSVSVRTWRTDWGAMDLPLLGLHQAHNAAVAMAALDVLAEREPGLSIGPADVSRGFASLRWPARVEVLGEAPWLVVDGAHNVASAEALARTLAENFPDVPRALVFGTTRDKDLRGQLRALLPLFPSVVATRYRENPRAVPPEDVAEAVFELSGRAAEVVDDPPEAIERARGRAGVGGLVCITGSLFLAAEARAAILGLEGIQPRAPSPR, encoded by the coding sequence ATGCTCGACGCCTACCAGGATCGGCTCGATTACCTCTATGGCCGCCTCAACTACGAGACCGCGGGGATGCCCGGGCTCCCGTCCGAGCTCCGCATCGGCCGGATGCGACGGCTGCTCCGGGTGCTCGGCGACCCCCACTCCGGCCTCCGCATCGTCCACGTGGCCGGGACGAAGGGGAAGGGATCCACGGCCGCCATGCTGGCCTCGGCGCTCTCCGCGGGGGGCCGCCGCACGGCCTTGTATTGCTCCCCCCACCTGCACCGGCTCGAGGAGCGGTATCAGATCGACGGGCGGCCGATCACCGCGGCCGAGCTGTGCGGCCTCGTCGACGAGGTCCGCGCGGCCGTCGAGCGGCTCGAGGCGGAGGATCCGCTCCTCCGCAGCGCCGGGGCGACCTTCTTCGAGATCACGACGGCGATGGGCCTCCTCCACTTCGCCCGGGCGGGGACGGACGTGGTCGTCCTCGAGGTCGGGATGGGCGGGCGGCTCGACTCGACGAACGTGGTCCGCCCGGTCCTCTCGGTGATCACGAGCATCGCCTTCGACCACACCCGGCAGCTCGGCAACACGCTCGGGGCGATCGCGACGGAGAAGGCCGGCATCCTCAAGAGGTCGCGGCCCGCCGTCAGCGGGGTGCTCCCGGACGAGCCCCGGGAGGCGATCCGCCGCGTCGCCGCGGCCCGCCGCTGCCCGCTCCGCGAGCTGGGCGTCGACTTCACCTTCCACGCGGACCCTCCCCGGGGCCCCCTCGTCCGCCCGACGCCCGGCTCGGTCTCCGTGCGGACCTGGCGGACCGATTGGGGGGCGATGGACCTCCCCCTGCTGGGCCTCCACCAGGCGCACAACGCCGCCGTGGCGATGGCGGCGCTGGACGTCCTCGCGGAGCGGGAGCCCGGCCTGTCGATCGGGCCGGCGGACGTGTCCCGGGGATTCGCCTCGCTCCGATGGCCGGCCCGCGTGGAGGTGCTCGGCGAGGCGCCCTGGCTCGTCGTGGATGGGGCGCACAACGTCGCCTCGGCGGAGGCGCTGGCGCGGACGCTGGCGGAGAACTTCCCCGACGTCCCCCGCGCGCTCGTCTTCGGCACGACGCGCGACAAGGACCTGCGGGGGCAGCTCCGGGCGCTGCTCCCCCTGTTCCCGTCGGTGGTCGCGACGCGATACCGTGAGAACCCGAGGGCGGTCCCGCCGGAGGACGTCGCCGAGGCGGTCTTCGAGCTCTCGGGGCGCGCCGCCGAGGTCGTCGACGATCCCCCCGAGGCGATCGAGCGGGCCCGAGGTCGGGCCGGCGTCGGGGGCCTCGTCTGCATCACGGGGTCGCTCTTCCTGGCCGCGGAGGCCCGCGCGGCGATCCTGGGTCTCGAGGGCATCCAACCCCGCGCCCCGTCGCCCCGGTGA
- a CDS encoding type IV pilus twitching motility protein PilT, with product MSTAVEANVEVLPNEPEANKLFRMVMKYKGSDLHLKVGVAPSMRLAGVLRQMQLPQLTTADMERLMYPLLSPRQRGILDEEGGVDFAHIIYDGENETRFRVNLFKQRGRLSLVARRVNNKIPSFEDLHLPQVLADITQYDQGIIILAGVTGSGKSTTIASMLQYMNERERLHIVTVEDPIEYTFKDDKSIINQREVGIDVIDWDTALKHAVRQDPDVILVGEMRDRETFSAAMHAAETGHLVFGTIHAGSAPSTIGRLLDLFPRDMHSSLRQSLAFNLKAIIAQKLLPTTKELAAKGTTRVPTNEIMRINPTVRKLILTEEDTKLGDAIRIGKDEGMMDFTESLRQLVVNEKVERAVAFEVAPSPESLKMALKGITIAQPGIL from the coding sequence ATGTCCACCGCGGTCGAAGCGAACGTCGAGGTGCTGCCCAACGAGCCGGAGGCGAACAAGCTCTTCCGGATGGTGATGAAGTACAAGGGCTCCGACCTCCACCTGAAGGTCGGCGTCGCCCCCTCGATGCGGCTGGCCGGCGTCCTGCGGCAGATGCAACTCCCCCAGCTCACGACGGCAGACATGGAGCGGCTGATGTACCCGCTGCTGTCGCCCCGGCAGCGGGGCATCCTCGACGAGGAAGGGGGCGTGGACTTCGCCCACATCATCTACGACGGCGAGAACGAGACCCGATTCCGCGTCAACCTCTTCAAGCAGCGCGGGCGGCTCAGCCTCGTCGCCCGGCGCGTGAACAACAAGATCCCCAGCTTCGAAGACCTCCACCTGCCCCAGGTCCTCGCCGACATCACCCAGTACGACCAGGGGATCATCATCCTCGCGGGCGTCACGGGCTCGGGCAAGTCCACGACGATCGCCTCGATGCTCCAGTACATGAACGAGCGCGAGCGGCTGCACATCGTCACGGTCGAGGACCCGATCGAATACACGTTCAAGGACGACAAGTCGATCATCAACCAGCGCGAGGTCGGGATCGACGTCATCGACTGGGACACCGCCCTGAAGCACGCCGTGCGGCAGGACCCCGACGTCATCCTCGTGGGCGAGATGCGGGACCGCGAGACCTTCAGCGCGGCGATGCACGCGGCCGAGACCGGCCACCTCGTGTTCGGGACGATCCACGCCGGCTCGGCCCCGTCCACCATCGGCCGGCTCCTCGACCTCTTCCCCCGGGACATGCACTCCTCGCTGAGGCAGTCGCTGGCGTTCAACCTCAAGGCGATCATCGCCCAGAAGCTCCTGCCGACGACCAAGGAGCTCGCCGCCAAGGGGACGACCCGCGTGCCGACCAACGAGATCATGCGGATCAACCCGACGGTGCGGAAGCTGATCCTCACCGAGGAGGATACGAAGCTCGGCGACGCCATCCGGATCGGCAAGGACGAGGGGATGATGGACTTCACCGAGAGCCTGCGGCAGCTCGTGGTCAACGAGAAGGTGGAGCGGGCCGTCGCGTTCGAGGTGGCGCCGAGCCCCGAGTCTTTGAAAATGGCGCTCAAGGGGATTACGATCGCTCAACCTGGTATCTTGTAA
- a CDS encoding PFL family protein translates to MHRTEDVLATLSMIRQYKLDVRTVTMGIDLSPCAAPEVSTLCARIRERLMHFAGRLRAVCREVEGRYGIPIVNRRIAVSPIGGIAAGHRPEDYLTIARTLDAVAAEVGVDLVGGFSALVQKGWTESERRLIESLPEVLSSTDRVCASVNVGTTAAGINMDAILALGHVLKETAERTRGHDGFGCAKLVIFANAPSDNPFMAGAFHGPGEPDCVINIGVSGPGVVKAAVEDLVAVAASRPTLGEIAEEIKSTAFRVTRVGELIGREVAARLGVSFGIVDLSLAPTPQVGDSVGEILQAMGVARIGAPGSTAALALLNDAVKKGGSFASSSVGGLSGAFVAVSEDAALARAVEAGDLTLSKLEAMTAVCSVGLDMVAVPGDTDAETLAALIADEVAIGVINHKTTAVRVIPVPGKGPGDRAVFGGLFGETAIVPVHAAGGSTAFVRHGGRIPAPLSSLRN, encoded by the coding sequence TTGCATCGAACTGAAGACGTCCTGGCCACGCTCAGCATGATCCGCCAGTACAAGCTGGACGTCCGCACGGTCACGATGGGCATCGACCTGTCGCCCTGCGCCGCGCCCGAGGTCTCCACGCTCTGCGCGCGGATCCGCGAACGCCTCATGCACTTCGCCGGCCGGCTGCGGGCCGTCTGCCGGGAGGTCGAGGGCCGGTACGGGATCCCGATCGTCAACCGGAGGATCGCCGTCAGCCCGATCGGCGGGATCGCCGCGGGGCACCGGCCGGAGGACTACCTGACGATCGCCCGAACGCTGGACGCGGTCGCCGCGGAGGTGGGGGTTGACCTCGTCGGCGGCTTCTCCGCGCTCGTCCAGAAGGGCTGGACCGAATCCGAGCGGCGGCTGATCGAGTCCCTGCCGGAGGTCCTCTCCTCGACCGACCGCGTCTGCGCGTCGGTGAACGTCGGGACGACCGCCGCGGGCATCAACATGGACGCGATCCTGGCCCTCGGCCACGTCCTCAAGGAGACGGCCGAGCGCACGAGGGGCCACGACGGCTTCGGCTGCGCCAAGCTCGTGATCTTCGCCAATGCGCCGTCGGACAACCCGTTCATGGCGGGCGCCTTCCACGGGCCGGGCGAGCCGGACTGCGTGATCAACATCGGCGTGAGCGGGCCGGGCGTGGTCAAGGCGGCCGTCGAGGACCTCGTCGCCGTGGCGGCCTCGCGGCCGACGCTCGGCGAGATCGCCGAGGAGATCAAGAGCACGGCCTTCCGCGTCACCCGCGTCGGCGAGCTGATCGGCCGCGAGGTCGCCGCGAGGCTCGGCGTCAGCTTCGGCATCGTCGACCTCTCCCTCGCGCCGACGCCCCAGGTCGGCGACAGCGTCGGCGAGATCCTCCAGGCCATGGGCGTCGCCCGGATCGGCGCGCCCGGATCGACGGCGGCGCTCGCCCTGCTGAACGATGCGGTCAAGAAGGGGGGCTCGTTCGCCTCCTCGAGCGTCGGCGGGCTGTCCGGGGCCTTCGTCGCCGTGAGCGAGGACGCGGCGCTCGCCCGCGCGGTGGAGGCGGGGGACCTGACCCTCTCCAAGCTCGAGGCCATGACCGCGGTCTGCTCCGTCGGCCTGGACATGGTCGCCGTGCCCGGCGACACCGACGCGGAGACCCTCGCCGCCCTGATCGCCGACGAGGTGGCCATCGGCGTCATCAACCACAAGACGACGGCCGTCCGCGTCATCCCCGTCCCCGGAAAGGGGCCCGGCGACCGCGCCGTCTTCGGCGGCCTCTTCGGCGAGACCGCCATCGTCCCCGTCCACGCCGCCGGCGGCTCGACCGCCTTCGTCCGCCACGGCGGCCGGATCCCCGCGCCGCTGTCGAGCCTCCGGAACTAA
- a CDS encoding response regulator transcription factor, which translates to MEATIVLAEDEPQLRGLYVEWLRRSGFRVHEAADGGEALAQVRAVRPDLLILDLWMPVLNGLEVVEHLARSSEAVGLRIVILSHQDDAETRLEGFSLGIADYWTKDLSLAELLARIAMVLGSPPSGPGASEAEAEVDG; encoded by the coding sequence GTGGAAGCGACCATCGTCCTGGCCGAGGATGAGCCCCAACTCCGGGGCCTCTACGTGGAGTGGCTCCGCCGGTCGGGGTTCCGCGTCCACGAGGCGGCCGACGGCGGCGAGGCCCTGGCCCAGGTCCGCGCGGTCCGCCCGGACCTGCTGATCCTGGACCTCTGGATGCCGGTCCTCAACGGGCTCGAAGTCGTCGAGCACCTCGCCCGCTCGTCGGAGGCGGTCGGATTGAGGATCGTGATCCTGTCCCACCAGGACGACGCGGAGACCCGCCTGGAGGGCTTCTCGCTGGGCATCGCGGATTACTGGACCAAGGACCTCTCCCTCGCCGAGCTCCTGGCCCGCATCGCCATGGTCCTGGGCTCGCCCCCGTCGGGTCCGGGGGCATCGGAGGCCGAGGCCGAGGTGGACGGCTGA